The Pyxidicoccus sp. MSG2 DNA segment GGAGACATTGGTGACGGCCTGGGAGGGCATGGTGCCGGTGCCGTTCGTCAGGGTGCACCCGAGCGGGTACACCGCGTGCTGGGTGACGTCGTAGGTGTCGGCGAAGGCCACCTTCGTGGCGAAGGTGAAGAGGCCATTGGCGGAGACGGTGAGGTCATCGCCACCCTTGTTCTTCAACACCACTGTCTGGCCCGCCTTCAGGCCCGTCAGCATGCCGCGCACCTGGAACGCCTCCGGCGAGCACGCAATCTCCACGTGGGTGAAGTCCGCATGGTCCAGGGTGACCGCCCCGTTCCGCACGGTGCAGGTCTGGCCCCGCGGCTGGGTCTTGATCGTCACTGCGTAGGTTCCGAGGTCCGGCACCGGCAGGTTGAAGGTGAAGGACCCGCCGGGCGCCGCCACGCTGACCACGTCGGCGCCGTCCAACTGCAGCTCGAGCTGGGTGTCACCCACCATGCCAACCACGTTGCCGCCCACGGTGAAGGTCGCGATGCCGCAGGTGACGGCCACGTCGGTGACGTCCTGGGCGCCCACGGTGCCGGAGCCGTGCGCCACGGTGCACACCGTGGGGTAGGTGGCCACCGCGGTGACGGCATAGTCGCCACCGAAGACCACCGGGGTGGCGAAGCTGAAGGAGCCATCGGCGGTGACGGTGAGCTCATCGCCGTCGTTGTCCTTCAGCACCACCGACTGCGTCTCGGGAAGGCCCGTCACCGTCCCGCGCACGGCGAAGGTGCGCGGGGTGCAGACCACGCTGACGCTGGTGACGTTCGCGTCCTGGACCGTGCCGCTGCCACCCTCCACGGTGCAGGTGTGCCCCGCCGGCTGCGTCTGGACGGTGACCGACCAGGCAGCTCCATGCGCCACCTGCTGGGTGAAGGCGAAGGGCCCGTTCGCGGCGACGTCGAGCGTCTCGGCGCCGTTGCTCAGCACCACGTGGGAGCCGGCGGACAGGCCGGTGACGCTCCCGCCCACGGAGTAGGAGAACGTGGAGCAGACCACGCCGACGCTGGTGACGTCCGAGCCGTGGATGGTGCCGCTGCCGCCCTGCACGGTGCAGGTGTGCCCCGCGGGCTGCTCCTGGACGGTGACCGACCAGGCGCCCCCCTCCGGCACCTTCTGGGTGAAGGCAAAGGAGCCGTTGGCCGGGACATCGAGCGTCTCCGCGCCGTTCTTCAGCACCACGTGGGTGCCGGTGGACAGGCCGGTGACGCTCCCACCCACGCTGTAGGCAAGGGGCGCAGGGTCCGAGCCGCAAGCGGCGAGCGCGACGCTCAGGAGCCCCACCAGCGCGGCGCTGGGAAGGGTACGAAGGGGGAACTGACTCATGTACGTGAGGACCTCTCTGGCGAGCAAGACGGTCCTGTCCGCGCCCCCATCGAGCAGTGGTCCCCCCGACGTAGAAATCGCAGCTGCTTCAGAGGGGTGCGGCCAGGACCATTCGCGACGGTAGCGGTCCGTGAAGCGCATCAACCATTGGGGAGTCCCCTAGGCGCCCCTCAGGAATCCCCTAGAGCCGCCCGGGCCTCCACCGCGACCGCGAGCAGGCGAGCGGGCCCTGAACGCACGAAGGCCCGGAGGGAGACGCGCTCCCGCCGGGCCTCGATGACTTCAGCGTGTCTCAGTACGCCACGTGCACGTGGTCGCCGTGGCCGCCGATGGCGCCGATGTTGGTGCCGTTCTTGATGCCGCCCACCGGGTCATAGAAGAGCTCCGTGGGGCGCGTGCCGGCGAGGCGGCGGTAGTACGCGGCCATCTGCGACGGGCTGCCCGCCACGTCGATGGCGCGGCCCTTGTAGTGGTACGAGCCCGGCGTGTGCGTGCCGCCCGTGGTGGACGTAATCGTCAGCCCCATCTGCCGCGCCAGGTTCGACGCGAAGTCCAGCTTCTGGCGGTTGCTGCCATTCACCGGGAAGTTGCCCGGCGTGCCCTGGGTGCTGCCGGGGCGGC contains these protein-coding regions:
- a CDS encoding peptidoglycan-binding domain-containing protein, which gives rise to MLQVGSRGSDVTRLQQTLSRAGYNTGAADGIFGAKTKAAVVAYQRSHHLAADGIVGNNTGRSIFNSRNQDMWDGKPDGGRPGSTQGTPGNFPVNGSNRQKLDFASNLARQMGLTITSTTGGTHTPGSYHYKGRAIDVAGSPSQMAAYYRRLAGTRPTELFYDPVGGIKNGTNIGAIGGHGDHVHVAY